From Halorientalis litorea:
CGCCAGCGCGGTCTCCACCGAGTCCGTGATGCGCGAGCGCGCCTCCTCGCTGACCTTCACGCGGTCGACCACCACGTCGACCGTGTGGTCGTAGTTCTCGTCCAACTCCGGACGGTCCATCGTCAAATCGTAGGGCTCGCCGTCGACTTCGACCCGCGAGTACCCCTCGCTCACCAACTCGTCGAACAGGTCCTCGAAGGCCCCTTTCTGGTCACGAACGACCGGCGCGGCGATTTTGACGCGGGTCCCCTCCGGCAGGTCCACGATACGCCGGACCATGTTCTGGGCACTCTGCTCGCCCACCTCCCGGCCACACTCCGGGCAGTGGGGTGTGCCGACCCGGGCGTACAGCAGGCGGAGATAGTCGTGCAGTTCCGTCACGGTCCCCACCGTCGACCGGGGGTTGTTGGCGGCGTTCTTCTGGTCGATGGAGATGGCGGGCGACAGCCCCTCGACGTTCTCGACCTGTGGCTTGTCCATCTGCCCGAGGAAGTTCCGGGCGTAGGCCGACAGCGACTCGATGTAGCGTCGCTGGCCCTCCGCGTACACTGTCTCGAACGCGAGCGAGGACTTGCCCGACCCCGACAGCCCCGTCACGACGGTCAACTCCTCGCGGGGAATCGTCACGTCGACGTCCTTGAGGTTGTGTTCCTCGGCCCCGCGGACCTCGATGACATCCCGACTCATTGTCCCGAGTCAGGGGCGCGGGTCGTGAAACACTGTCGGTTGCGAGGCCGACCGCAGGGAGGCCTCGATGGGGAGCGGTGAACGGAGTGAACCGCAGAGCGGTTGCGAGGCCGACCGAAGGGAGGCCTCGATGCGGAGCGGAGAGAGAAGCCGACCCGCGCGTGGCGAGGCAGGGGATACAGAGGCCCAGTCAGTCGCCGCCGGGAGTCGGGTCAGAATCCGGGTCTGGGTCCGGGTCTGCGTCGGGGTCGACCGTCCCCACGGACTCCCCGGGCGAGAGGTCCGGGGCGGGGCCGTCGGGACCGAAGAAGCGGTCCCACAGCACCAGCGCGGCGGGGAGGACGAACAACGACGCGAGGAAGGCGTAGAAGATGGAGAGCGCGGTCAGAATCCCGAACTGGCCGATGGCCGGGAACAGCGCGAGCGCGAGCACACCGATGCCGAAGACGGTGGTGAACATGCTCCCCATCAGCGCGCCGCCGGTGCCCCGCACCGTCCGGTCGAGTGCTTCCATCAACGGCCGCTCGTGGCGTTCGTCGATGAACCGGTGGACGACGTGGACGGAGTAGTCGATACCGAGGCCGATGGTGATGGCCAACAGCGTCGCGGTGATGGCGTTGAACGGGATGTTCGCAAGCCGCATCGACCCCGCGACGAACGCCACCGTGACGAGAATCGGGACGATGTTCGGGAGAGCCAGCGTCCACTCACCTTCGATGACCTGATAGATGAACATCAGGAACAGCGCGGCCCCGATGAGCGCGAGCACGAGGCTCTGAATCGCCGACATGAAGATGACGTCCGAGACGGCTTGAAAGACGACGGTCTGGCCGGTCGCGATGGCGGTGACGCGGTACTTGTCGGCCATCTCGCGGGCGTCGGCCGCTATGTCGGCCTGTTCGGCGTCGGATTTGACGGTGTAGACGACCCGCGAACTCCGCCGGTCTTCGGTCATGTACTGGAGTGCCCGGTCACGGGCGGGCGAGGACAGGAGTGCATCGTACACCTCCCCGAGGTTGTTGTCGGGGACGCCGTTCCCGTTCTGGTCGTTGCGGGCGACGAGTCGTGCGAACTCCTCGTCACGTTCGGCCCGTGACTGGATGACCGTGACGATACTCTCACTGTCGGCTTGGCGGTCCTCGCTCACCACGCTGTCGGGTGGGTCAGACCCCGCTCGATGTATCTGTTCGAGTATCGAATCGCGTTCCATCGGTCCCTCGACGTATATGGTCACGGAGTCGGACTGCGTGCTGTCGAACTTGTCTTCGAGGAAGTTCACGGTGGCCGTGACGCTGTACTCGTTGGGTCGGAACGGTTCGGGCAGGTTCATCACCCAGTCGGGGTTGTCCTCGGGCGGAAGGAAGTCCTCCTGTGCGAAGGAGGTGCTGATGCCCGTCGCGTAGAACCCGACTCCGCCACTGACGACCAGAATCAGGATGAGGAACAGCGCGGGGGCCTTGTCGGCGACGACGACGCCGCCGCGCAGCACGCTGCTCAGGGCCGACTCTTCGGACCCCAGCGGCGTCTTGCTCACGGTCGGAATCGGATACTTCTCCCGTGCTTTGTCTATCAATACCTTCAGCGCGGGGAGGAAGATACCGAAGATGAGGAACGTGAACACGATGCCGATGGCGGCGACGAGACCGAAGTCACGGATGGGCGGGAGCGAACTCGTGAGGTTGGCGGCGAAGCCGATGACCGTCGTCCCGGTGACGATGAAGAAGGCGACGACCAACTGGTCGGTCGTGATGCGCATCGCCTCCCCGACTGACTTCCCGAGGACCTGCTCCTCGCGATAGCGGTTGACAGCGTGGATACCGAAGTCGATACCCACCGCCAGCAACAGCGGCGGCACGGCGATGAGCATCTGGCTGAACGGGATGCCGGCCAGTCCCATGAACCCGAACGTCCAGATAATGGCCATCGCCAGCGAGACGACGCCTGCGAGCAGGTCGATTGGGTCGCGGTACGCGATGACCAGAAACAGGATGATGAAGACGACGGCCGCGGGCACGACGATGAGCAGCGAGTCCGTGATGACGTTCGAGAACTCGTCGGCGACGATACCCGACCCGAACACGCGAATGTCACCGTCCACCGTCCCGACGATGTCCTGTGCTTGGATTTGAATCGGCGTCAGCGGACTCGACCCGCCCTGCCCCGACCCGGAGGAGATTCCGGCCGGTATCTCGTGTGAGACGGTTCCGATGGTCGCCGTCGCCGAGGTGCTCCGGCGGTTGAAGTCGTTGCTGAGGAGGACCCGGAACTGCGGGTTCTGCTCCGCCGCTCGCCGAACCGCGCTCTGGACTTCGCCGGCCGTCGCGTCTTCGATGGCGTCGACTTGCTCGCCGGGCGTCGTCGCGGCCGGGTCCAACTGCTGTGCGACGATACCCGCCGCCGAGGACGTGCCCGTTACCCGAAGATTCGTCCGTTCGTCGAGTCGCTCTTGAGCGCGCAACATCGCCAGCATCGACGAGCGCGACAGCACGTTCTGTGACTCTTGGATGAGCTGCGTGCTCCCGCTGTCGGGCTGGAACGTCGGACTGAAGTCCTCGTTGACCTCCGTGAACGCCTCTTCGGCGGGGAGGCCGGTGGTGAACTGTGAGGTTCCCGCCTCGGTGCTCACGCTTCCCAGACCGAACCCGAACACCATCGTCAGCAGCAGGAACCCGACGACGATACGCTGTGGTCGCTCGACGATGGTTTCGTCGATTCGGTTGATGACGCGCTGGTGGTCCATCTATCGGAAGCGCAAGTAGCCGCCGATGGCGACTAGAGCGACGAGGGTGACGCCGCCGATGATGACGAGCGGCGGTCCGCTGCCGTCACCCTCCGGTTCGGTCACCGTCACTGGGACCCGGTACGTGTTCGAGATGAGCGTGTCACCGTCCGCGTCGTCGTACTGGAAGTCCATCGAGACGGGGTAGTCTTTCGTGAGCGCGCCGCTCGCACCCACTCTGAACGTCAGGTTCGCCGTCTCGCCCGGTCCGAGTTCGCTGACGTACGCCTCGTCGTCGTCGGCCGAGATGGGGCTGTCGGCGAACAGCTTCGCCGAGATGTCCGTCAGCGTCTCGTTGCCTTGGTTGGTCACGACGACGCTCATCTCCGTGGACCCGCCGTTCTGGACGGTACTGCCGACGGCGTTCACGTCGAAGGTGTTCGTCTCCGGCCGGACGAACTCGCGGGCGTTCAGCGTGTCGCCGGTCAGGGTGTCACCGCCCTCGTCGCGGTACTGCGCGACGAAGCTGAACTGTCGCGGGCCGGCGCCTGCGGATTCCGTCACTTCGACCGTGTACTCGAAGTCCGCGGACTCTCCGGATGCGAGCGTCCCGACGGAGTAGTCCCGTTCAGCGGCGTTGATGTTCTCGTTTTCGGTCGTGAACTGGACGACGATGTCCTCGGCCGTGATGTCGGCGTCGTTGGTAATCGTCCCTTCGAGTGTCCGTTCCTCGCCGACCCTGAGGTCGCTCTCGACGTTCGAGAGGGAGAACGCTGCCTCCGGACTCGGCATGACACCCAGCGGTAACGCCTCGGATTGTCGCGTGATGCCGTCGCCGTCCTCGAAGTTAGTTGTTACCCGGAACGCGTAGCGTTGCTGTTCGGCACTCTCGGTGGCGACCACTTCGTAGTCGACGGTCCGTTGCTCACCGGCCTCCCAGTCGCCGACGAAGCGACTCGCCGTATTCGCCCCGCCCAGCGTCAGGTCGCCGTTCAACGACTCCAACGCGACGGTGGTGTCCGAAGCCGTCTCCGAGCCGTCGTTGCGCATCGTCACCTCGACGGTCCCGGTCGAACCGACCCGCAGATTGGACTCGGTCTCGACGATTTCGAACTGTGCGCGCTCGTCGACTCTGATGGTCACGTCGAACGAGCGGTTCTGTGTGTTCTGGTTGCGGGCACCGGTCTGTTCGGCGATGGTTGAGGTGTAGCGGTACCGGACGTTGAGTTGCATCCGGTAGGTCCCCGGCTCCGCGTCCTCGTCGACGGAGATACTGTAGGGTAGCGGTGCGGACTCGCCCTGCGGGAGCCGACTCACCGACCGCGTGTCCGTCCTGATGTCGACCGGTGCGTTCCGTGCTTGGAGCGTCGCTTCGAGGGCACGCGCGCTCGTCACTTCACTGTTGAGCGCGGGGTTGCGTGCCGACCCAGTGTCGAGGTCACCCTCGTTCGTGAGCGTCACCTCGAACTGCGTGTTTTCGCCGGCGATGAACCTGTTCTCCGGTGCCGATACAGTCAGCTCCGGGCTTCCCCTGACGACACCGAGTGCGGGGGCCGGAAGTATCAACAACACTACAACGAGAACGACTGCGGCAGGTTTCCATCTCATGGTGAACACAGGGCTGTTCGCTCGTGTTGAATGAACGTTCAATCAGTACAAGAATCTTTTCACTTCGGCCCGAACGAAATGGATATCAGTGGTGAATGAATATTCAATCAACAATGGGTCGAAGGACGGAGTTGTTCGCCGACGAGCCCGAGGACACGCGAGAGGCTATCATGTTGGCGACGTACGACGCGCTCTCGAAGCACGGCTACGCGGACCTCACCATCCAGCGCATCGGTGACGAGTTCGACAAGAGCAAGTCGTTACTCTACCATCACTACGACGGCAAAGACGCGTTGTTGGTCGATTTCTTGGCGTTCATGCTCCGCCGAATGGAGCAACAGGTCCCCATCGACGAGGGCGACACCGCCGACGAACAACTCCGCGTCGGGTTCGACCACTTCTTCGACGACCTCCTCGACGGCGACGACGAGGCGTTCCTGCGCGCGCTGACCGAACTACGCGCGCAGGCGTGTCACGACGAGACCTACCGCGAACAGTTCACCGAGAACGACGCCTTCCTCGAGAACCGTCTCGTAGAAATCATCGAGCAAGGCATCGAACAAGGGGTGTTCCGCGAGGTGGACGCCGACCGCGTGGCGTCGATGGTGGCGACGACGTTCCTCGGCGCGATGACCCGCAACGCCACGGCCGACACCGACGCCGCCTCGATTCAGGCGGAACTCAGCGAGTACCTCCGTACCCGACTCCTCGCCGACGACGCCCGAGCCGACCACAACCGATAGGTGTCCGACCCCTCTTTTCGACCCATGCGCCGCCGCCAGTTCCTCGCCGCCACCGCCGCCCTCGGCACGCTCCCGGGAGTCGGCCACGCCACCCCCCGTCCGTCCGCCACGACCACCGCCGGGACCCTCGAACCGCTCGGCACGACGCCGCTCGACGGGCTGAAGGAGGCCGTCGTCGCCCCCGACGAGGAGACGGTGTACGCCGCCGCGACCGACGGCTTCGCCGTCTTCGACGTGTCCGACCCGACCGCACCCGAACGGCTCGCCCACCGGAGTGCCATCCTCGCGGACCGCCCGGACGGCCCCCTCGTCGGGATACAGGACGTGAAACTCGACGGCGACCGCGTGGCCGTCGTCGGCCCGGCGAACGGCCGTGCCGACGCGCTCGAAGCCGCCGTCTTCTACGACGTGTCCGACCCGGCCGCCCCCGAACGGGTGGGCGTCTACGAGACTGACTACCCCATCCACAACTGTGATTTCGCCGATGGCGTGGCCTACCTCACGGGCAACCGGGGCGACCGCAACGACCTCGTCCTCGTCGAGGCCGGGCCGGACCCGACCCGACTGGGCACGTGGTCGCTGGCGGACCGTGACGACCGCTGGACGGACGTGCCCGCTGGCGTCCGCTCACTCCACGACGTGTCTGTACAGGGCGAGCGAGCCTACGTCGCCCACTGGGACGCAGGCACGTGGATTCTGGACGTGTCGGACCCGACTACACCCGAAACCGTCACCCGCGTCCGTGGTCGCCCGGTCGCAGAACTCGCGGAACTGAGCGACAACGCCGCCATCGTCGCGTCCACCGAACCGCCGGGTAACGACCACTACGTCACCGTAAACGACGACGCCACCCTGCTGGCCGTCGGCGGCGAGTCGTGGGACGTGACCCCGGGCGACGCCGCGGGCGGCCCCAGCGGCATCGAACTCTGGGACCTCTCGACGCCAACCGACCCGCAGCGACTGTCGACCATCGACCCGCCGCCGTCGCCCGACCCGTCCTACGGCGGCGTCTGGACCACCTCACACAACTTCGACTTCGCCGGAGAGTGCCTCTACACCTCGTGGTATCAGGGCGGCGTCAAGGTCTTCGACGTGTCGGACCCGACCGACCCCCGCACCCTCGCCGCGTGGCGACGGGACGACACGACGAGTTTCTGGACGGCACAGGCCGCCGGCGACGTGTTCGTGGCCGCCAGCCGCGAGAACCCGAGCAACGACGACGCGCCCGGCGCGCTGTTCGTCTTTCCCGACCCGCCAGCCGACGCCACGGTGACGCCCGACCGCACACCGACGCGGACGGCTGACACCGACACGTCCACGCCGACATCGACCGCACCCACGACGACCGCCGACTCGACGGCCACGACCGGCCCGGGATTCGGCGCGCTCGGCGCGCTCGCGGCACTGGGCTACGGCGCGCTCCGCTGGTGCGACTAGAGCGCGTCCGCGACGGCCGCCGCGACGGCCCGCGCCTTCTCGGCCAGTGCCGCGCTGACGTTCCCCGCCGCGACGGCGGCGTCGAGTTCGTCGTCGTCCACCCGCTCGACGCGGCCGTCGGCGTGTTTGATTACGTCGACGTGGAGGTCCACGTAGCGCGCGGCGTCCGGAAACACTTCCACCGGTGTACAGACGTTCACGTACGTCCCCTTCGACCGCCCGTCGCGGTCCCGGTACATCGTCGGGTACCACCACCGCCCCTCCTTGAGTTTCGTGACCGCCACGTCGCCGGCCTCGATGTCGACGCCGAGCGCGTCGAGCGTCCCGCCCGGCGAGAGCGTGCGCTCGACCCGGATGGCACCCGCCGGGTCGCGTTCGACGACCTCTCCCGTGCCGAGGCTGAACGCTCGGCCGTCCGGCTTCCCGTGTCGAATCGCCACGCTGTCCCCCCCGCGGGGACCGAACTGCCGCGTCACGACGCCGAAGGGGAACTCGGCACCGCTGGCTTCGGCCCCGCAGACGGCTTCGACGAAGTCGACGGCGGCACTCGCGCTCCGCGCACCGGCCTTGATGCGGTGGTGCCCCGCCATCGTCGGGACGACGCCGCCGCGCACGTCGTCCAGCGCGAACCGTGCCTCCCGGCCGAACCAGCACCACCGGCCGGCGGTCCCCGCCCACACCGTCGCTGGGGCACCCTCGTCGGGGGCGGGTGCGTCCGCGAGCGCGTCGTCTATCGCCGCCGCTCGGTCCGTCGCCGCCGCCAGTGCCGCGTCGAGCGCGTCGAATTCGGCGTCGTCAGCGGGTGTCCCCCATCGGACACCCCACCCCTCGCGGGGGTCGGTCGGGAGCAAGTCCACGATGTCGGCCGCGCCGGTCCCGCCCTCGCTCCGCCCGCCGCGGACGAGGCGGGCCAGTTCGCCCGACACCTGGATGTCGGTCCCGAGCAGCGGCCGGTCGTCGCCCCACGGCGGTGCGGGGTCGCGCACCTGCACGCGCAGATGGTCCCCCTCGTCGATGCGGTCGGCCGTCTCGTCGAACGGGAGGAACCCCTCGCCGACGCCGAGGTCGACCACCGCGCCGCGCCCGAGCGTGTCCGTCACGCGGCCGTCGAAGACGGCGTCGCGCGGCGTCTCGTCGGGCCAGACGAACGCGTCCCGGCCCACGTCCGCGAGTCGGTCGGCGACTGTCCCGACGGTGTCGGCGTCGCCGTGGACGCCCACACCCTGCCGGTCGCCCGTCGTCTCGACCGTCGCCGCGGCCGGTTCGAGCGGCAGGTCGGCGTCGAAGCGGTCGGCGATGGCGTCGGAGGCCTGTACGACCCCGACATCTTCGAGCAGGTCGGTCAGGGCCGTGCTGTAGATGCCCCGGACCCGGACGCTCATAGCGAGTCGGGGTCGGTCGTGAACCGCACTCGGTCGTCGACTGTCGGCCCGAGCGTCAACTCGACCGTCTCCTCGCTCAGGACGCGCCCGTCCTCGACGGGGACGCCCCAGTTCGAGAACCGCAGGTAGCCCCGCAGGTCGGCGGCGTGGGTGAACAGGTCGATATACTCCACGTCGTGTTCGACGACCGACCCCGTGCTGTGGGCGATGTCCATGTCCGAGTGGACGGTCTCGACGTCCGCGAAGAACGATTCGATGCGCGCCGCGTCGTCCGCCGTCGCCGCGACGACTGCCTCCGAGGCCGCCTCGATGTCGGCCTGCGAGAGTCCCACCTCGCGGAGTGCCTGCTGTGTCCGCTGGTCGAAGTGCATACCGCGGGGTTCGGGTGGCCCCCTCCTAAAAGACGCGTTTAGAACAGGAGGTTCAGCACCTGGACGAGGATGCCGAAGAAGGCACCGCCCACGATGATGGTCTTGGGGTCGATACGGATGGCGTTGCTGTCCTCCGCGTCGAAGTACCGGACGAGACCGGCACTCGACATCAGCCCGCCTCCGTCGCTACTACCACTCATACCCATCAGTGGTAACTCCCCCCGCCTAAGCTTTTCGCCTTGCGGCTGGGGGATACCCCGACGTCCCCGCGGGCCGTCCCACGGTAGGGGCCACCGGGGTAGTGGAAACCCTTATGCAGGCCGCCAGGCTACACCCTTCGTAGCCTATGACAGTCACGCTCAAGGACTTCTACGCGGACTGGTGCGGTCCGTGTAAGACACAGGACCCGATTCTGGACGAGTTAGCGACGGAGTGGGAGACAGTCGAGTTCGAGAAGGTCAACGTCGACGAGGAGCAGGACGTTGCCAACGAGTACCAGGTACGCTCGCTCCCGACGCTCATCGTCGAGAACGACGACGGCATCGTCGACCGGTTCGTCGGCGTCACGCAGGCAGAGGACATCGAGGCGGCCTTCGAGAAGGCGGGCGCACAGGCCGAGGCCTGAGTCAGAGCACCTGCCGCTGACACGACCCACACAGCGTTTCCTCTTTCACGTCCACTTCGCGGACAGTCGGCGAGAAGTTCATCACGCAGCGTTTGTTGTCGCAGTGTTCCAGCCCGAGCGTGTGGCCGATTTCGTGGACGACTTCCTTGCGGACGCGGTCGGAGAAGATGTCGTCGGCCGAGCGGTTCGAGAAGCCACCGTCGGAGGATGTCTGGAGCCGATACGTCGAGATGACGCTGCCGTTCCCGTCGAGATACGCGAGACCGAAGACGTAGTTCCGGCGGCGGTAGAAGAGGTCTTTCGCAGTGATTGCGATGTTTTTCTCTCCGGAGCCGATGTGACTCGCCAGTTCGATGAACTCTTCGGCCCGATACTGGTTGCGGTTCCGGTCGTAGGAACCGTCGGGGACCGACTGGGCATCGTGGACCGTCACGTCACAGTCGTAGACGGTCCGCAACCCGGCGGAGGCTTCCCGTTTGACTGCCGCGGGAACCTCGCCGATCGGCACGATATCGACGTGCATGCAAACCTATATGCGGGGCCTACTCATAAACATCCCGCCGTGTCTGACGCCCGTCACGAGGCTCTCGTCACGCGACTAGCCGCCTTCGACACCCTCGTCGAGGTCGGTATCGGCGAACGCCCCGGCACCGCCGCCGCTCTCGCCGCACGCGGACGGACAGTCACCGCGACGGACATCCGCAACCGCACCGTCCCGGCGGGCGTCACCTTCGTGCAGGACGACGTGACCGACCCCGACCCCGCCGTCTACGCGGATACGGAGGCGGTCTACGCCCGCAACCTCCCGCCGGAACTCCACCGCCCCGCCTTCGACGTGGCGCGTGCCCACGACGCCACGCTCCTGTTCACGACGCTGGGCGGCGAGCAACCCATCGTCCCGGTGCGACGGGAGACGGTCGGCCAGGCGACGCTGTACGTGGCCGCCCGCGACCGACCCGGCGCGGACCGCTCGGACTGAGCGGCCACGCGCACGGGGGTCGCACCGACTCAGCGACCGCGCGGTCAGTAGCGGTTTTCTACCCGGGGTGTCATAGACCGTCTATGCAGGCTGACGCGGTCGTCTTGGATATCGACGGCGTGCTCGTCGACGTGGCCAACTCCTACCGTCGCGCCGTCGTCGAGTCCGTCAGGGAAGTGTACGGCGACACGCTCGACCGGGAGGCTATCCAGCCGTTCAAAGACGCGGGTGGGTTCAACAACGACTGGGAGTTGACCCACGCCATCGCGCTGTACGTGCTGGCCTGGCAGTACGGCTTCGACCACGACGTAGACGAGTTCACCGACCACATCGCGGCGACTGGCGGCGGTCTGGCCGCGGCCGAGACTGTCGTCGTCAACGCCGTCGGGCCCGCCGAGCGCGAACGCATCTACGACGCGTGGGACCGTGACCGCCTCCGTGACGTGTTCCAGCAACTCTACCTCGGGAGCGACCTGTACCGCGAGTTGGAGGACGGCGACCCGGATATCGACGCGAGCGGCTTCATCAACGACGAACCGAAACTCGCCGACCCCGAGACGCTCGCCCGCCTCACCGACCGCTTCGACGTGGGCGTCCTCACCGGCCGCCCCGCCGCCGAGGCCGACATCGCCCTCGACCGGGTGGGCCTCGACGTGCCCGACGAACATCGGTTCACTATGGACGACTGGACCGAGGGCAAACCACACCCACACGCGCTGACGACGCTCGCCGACCGCTTCGACGCGGAGACGGTCGCCTTCGCCGGCGACACCCTCGACGACGTGCGCACGGCAGTCAACGCGAGCGAGGCCGACCCGAGCCGCACGTACCACGGCATCGGCGTCCTCACCGGCGGCCTCACCGGCGAGGGCGGCCGACGGAAGTACGAGCAGGCTGGTGCCGCGCTGGTCCTCGACTCGGTGAACGACCTGCCGAGCGCGCTGGAGCCCCGAGCGTGATTCGGGTCCGTCGTGCCGTGACCGCGCTCGTCGCCGCCACCGTCGTCGCGTTCGTGATGACCGCCCTGCTGACCCCGCCCGACCCCATCACGCAACTGCGTACCACGGCCGCAATCGTCCTCGTGGCCACACCGCTGCTGTACTACGCCATCGGGGCCACCGACTGACGCCCTCGGCAACGTCGGCCGGGCACGCAACCCTTAACGTAGTCTCGCCCCACCCTCGGATATGGAAATCGCACTGCTCGGCGGCACCGGCGACATCGGCGAAGGACTGGCACTGCGCTGGGCGTACGACACGAACCACGACGTCGTTATCGGGTCCCGCGACGCCGACCGCGCCGAGACGAAAGCCGAGGAGTACGAGACGGAACTGGCCAGCCGCGGCGTCGAGACGACGGTCCGCGGCGCGGCCAACCCCGAGGCCGCCGCCGGTGCGGACGTTGTCGTCCTCGCCGTTCCGGCCTACCACCTCGCCGACACCGTCGAATCGGTCGCCGATACTCTCGCCGACGACGCGGTGCTGGTCAGCCCCGCCGTCGGGATGAAACGCGACGACGCCGGGTTCCACTACAACCGGCCCGGCGCGGGCAGCGTCACGCAACTCGCGGTTGACGCCGCCCCCGGGGACGTGTCCGTCGTCGGAGCATTCCACAACCTCCCCGCCGGCCGCCTCGCAAACCTCGACGCCGAACTGGGTATCGACACGCTTGTCGTCGGCGACGACGCCGACGCCGTCGACACCGTCTCCGCGCTGGCCGACGGCATCGAGGGGTTGCGTCCGCTCGATGCCGGGTCGCTCGCCAACGCCGCCGAAATCGAGGCGGTGACACCGTTGCTCATCAACGTCGCACAGAACAACGACGGCCTCCACGATTTGGGCGTCTCGTTCCGCTAGACGGGCAACTCGACGGGGGCGAGGTCACGTCGGTCGAGGTACTGCTCGACGTGGGCGACCCGCTCCCCGATTTCTCCCGGCTTGTGCGAGTCGGTCCCGACAGTGAAGGACACACCGTACTCCGCGAGTACGTCGCGGAAGTCGGGACTGGGGTGGAACTCGCCGTACTCGTCCAGCACGCGCCCGGCGTTCAACTCCGGGACGGTCCGCGAGCGGGTGAACGCCTCCGCGACCCGCCGGTACTGCGTCTCGGTCGCGTGCCCTCTGAGCGCGGGATTGCGCTCTATCAGGTCGACGTGGGCGGCCACGTCGAACAACTCGGACTCGACCAGCGAGACGAGGCGGTCGAAGTACCGGGCGACCGTGGCTTCACGCTCGGACGCCGACTGTTGCCGGAAGTACGGTTCGACGTGGATGTTCACGCCGTCGAGGTGGTGGACGCTCCCGATGGCGTACTGGAACCCGGCTTCGTCCAGAAACGACGCGATGGCGTCCTCGTCGTCGGGGTGGTAGTCCATCTCGACGCCGTCGTAGATGTCGATGGATACGTCCTCCCGGAGTCGCTCGATGGCCTCCCGCCGGCGTTCGTACGTCTGGTCGAGGTTGAACCCGAGCAGATGCTTCTGCTCTCTGAGGTCCGCGTCGTCGGCCACACTACAGTGGTCGGTGATGCCCACGCCCGACAGCCCCGCCTCTGCGGCCGCCCTGACCATCTGGAACAGGAAGCGGCCGTCGGAGTACGTCGAGTGGACGTGATAGTCGTACTCCATCCATAGGCACGTTGCACCCGTTCGGCATAGTTACCCGTGGTGTTTCGGCGGTCGAGGCACCGCGGCGACGGCCGCGACGGCACGTTCGAGTTGCCACCGCAGAGCTCGCACATTTTCAACAGTTATTTTCCACGAGCGTCGATAACCACGTCCGATGACCCCGCTCGAAGTCGGCCTCCGCCTTGCAGCAGGCGTGTTCCTGATTCTGATCAAT
This genomic window contains:
- a CDS encoding UPF0146 family protein; this translates as MSDARHEALVTRLAAFDTLVEVGIGERPGTAAALAARGRTVTATDIRNRTVPAGVTFVQDDVTDPDPAVYADTEAVYARNLPPELHRPAFDVARAHDATLLFTTLGGEQPIVPVRRETVGQATLYVAARDRPGADRSD
- a CDS encoding TIGR01548 family HAD-type hydrolase, which codes for MQADAVVLDIDGVLVDVANSYRRAVVESVREVYGDTLDREAIQPFKDAGGFNNDWELTHAIALYVLAWQYGFDHDVDEFTDHIAATGGGLAAAETVVVNAVGPAERERIYDAWDRDRLRDVFQQLYLGSDLYRELEDGDPDIDASGFINDEPKLADPETLARLTDRFDVGVLTGRPAAEADIALDRVGLDVPDEHRFTMDDWTEGKPHPHALTTLADRFDAETVAFAGDTLDDVRTAVNASEADPSRTYHGIGVLTGGLTGEGGRRKYEQAGAALVLDSVNDLPSALEPRA
- the npdG gene encoding NADPH-dependent F420 reductase, which gives rise to MEIALLGGTGDIGEGLALRWAYDTNHDVVIGSRDADRAETKAEEYETELASRGVETTVRGAANPEAAAGADVVVLAVPAYHLADTVESVADTLADDAVLVSPAVGMKRDDAGFHYNRPGAGSVTQLAVDAAPGDVSVVGAFHNLPAGRLANLDAELGIDTLVVGDDADAVDTVSALADGIEGLRPLDAGSLANAAEIEAVTPLLINVAQNNDGLHDLGVSFR
- a CDS encoding thioredoxin family protein → MTVTLKDFYADWCGPCKTQDPILDELATEWETVEFEKVNVDEEQDVANEYQVRSLPTLIVENDDGIVDRFVGVTQAEDIEAAFEKAGAQAEA
- a CDS encoding preprotein translocase subunit Sec61beta, coding for MSGSSDGGGLMSSAGLVRYFDAEDSNAIRIDPKTIIVGGAFFGILVQVLNLLF
- a CDS encoding DUF7532 family protein, whose protein sequence is MHFDQRTQQALREVGLSQADIEAASEAVVAATADDAARIESFFADVETVHSDMDIAHSTGSVVEHDVEYIDLFTHAADLRGYLRFSNWGVPVEDGRVLSEETVELTLGPTVDDRVRFTTDPDSL
- a CDS encoding PHP domain-containing protein, coding for MEYDYHVHSTYSDGRFLFQMVRAAAEAGLSGVGITDHCSVADDADLREQKHLLGFNLDQTYERRREAIERLREDVSIDIYDGVEMDYHPDDEDAIASFLDEAGFQYAIGSVHHLDGVNIHVEPYFRQQSASEREATVARYFDRLVSLVESELFDVAAHVDLIERNPALRGHATETQYRRVAEAFTRSRTVPELNAGRVLDEYGEFHPSPDFRDVLAEYGVSFTVGTDSHKPGEIGERVAHVEQYLDRRDLAPVELPV
- a CDS encoding archaemetzincin family Zn-dependent metalloprotease codes for the protein MHVDIVPIGEVPAAVKREASAGLRTVYDCDVTVHDAQSVPDGSYDRNRNQYRAEEFIELASHIGSGEKNIAITAKDLFYRRRNYVFGLAYLDGNGSVISTYRLQTSSDGGFSNRSADDIFSDRVRKEVVHEIGHTLGLEHCDNKRCVMNFSPTVREVDVKEETLCGSCQRQVL
- a CDS encoding DUF402 domain-containing protein, with translation MSVRVRGIYSTALTDLLEDVGVVQASDAIADRFDADLPLEPAAATVETTGDRQGVGVHGDADTVGTVADRLADVGRDAFVWPDETPRDAVFDGRVTDTLGRGAVVDLGVGEGFLPFDETADRIDEGDHLRVQVRDPAPPWGDDRPLLGTDIQVSGELARLVRGGRSEGGTGAADIVDLLPTDPREGWGVRWGTPADDAEFDALDAALAAATDRAAAIDDALADAPAPDEGAPATVWAGTAGRWCWFGREARFALDDVRGGVVPTMAGHHRIKAGARSASAAVDFVEAVCGAEASGAEFPFGVVTRQFGPRGGDSVAIRHGKPDGRAFSLGTGEVVERDPAGAIRVERTLSPGGTLDALGVDIEAGDVAVTKLKEGRWWYPTMYRDRDGRSKGTYVNVCTPVEVFPDAARYVDLHVDVIKHADGRVERVDDDELDAAVAAGNVSAALAEKARAVAAAVADAL